A genomic window from Micromonospora sp. WMMA1947 includes:
- a CDS encoding dihydrodipicolinate synthase family protein: protein MSTRITLPTPDGGTERLTLREPPSWRRPAAPPASRIAYAAAHVIADPYADNSPGRPARLDWDATLAVRRDLWSWGLGVAEAMDTAQRGMGLDWAATRELIRRSAAEAAACGGRIVAGAGTDQLTGAPGTLDEVVAAYAEQVTVVQECGATPVLMASRHLAALASGPEDYLRVYELVLREVGGPVVLHWLGDMFDPALSGYWGSTDLDEATATFAALVHAHAHLVDGVKVSLLDAGREVRLRELLPPEVKVYTGDDYHYPELIEGDGKRFSHALLGAFAAIAPAASAALGRLDADDPAGFRAVLDPTVPLSRHLFAPPTPYYKTGIAFLSWLNGRQPGFTMVGGLHAGRSVPHLVEAFRLADAAGLLRDPELAARRMRAYLDVAGVPG, encoded by the coding sequence GTGAGCACGCGGATCACGCTGCCGACGCCGGACGGCGGCACCGAGCGGCTGACGCTGCGGGAACCCCCATCGTGGCGCCGGCCAGCCGCGCCACCGGCCAGCCGGATCGCGTACGCGGCGGCGCACGTCATCGCCGACCCGTACGCCGACAACTCCCCCGGCCGCCCGGCGCGGCTGGACTGGGACGCGACGCTCGCGGTGCGGCGTGACCTGTGGTCGTGGGGCCTCGGGGTGGCCGAGGCGATGGACACCGCGCAGCGCGGGATGGGGCTGGACTGGGCGGCCACCCGCGAGCTGATCCGGCGTAGCGCCGCCGAGGCCGCCGCCTGCGGCGGGCGGATCGTCGCCGGGGCCGGCACCGACCAGCTCACCGGCGCGCCCGGCACCCTGGACGAGGTGGTCGCCGCGTACGCCGAGCAGGTCACAGTGGTCCAGGAGTGCGGCGCCACGCCGGTGCTGATGGCCAGCCGGCACCTCGCGGCGCTCGCCAGCGGCCCGGAGGACTACCTGCGCGTCTACGAGCTGGTGCTGCGGGAGGTGGGCGGGCCGGTGGTGCTGCACTGGCTCGGCGACATGTTCGACCCGGCGCTGTCCGGCTACTGGGGTTCGACCGACCTGGACGAGGCGACGGCGACGTTCGCCGCCCTGGTGCACGCCCACGCTCACCTGGTCGACGGGGTGAAGGTGTCGCTGCTGGACGCCGGGCGGGAGGTGCGGCTGCGGGAGCTGCTGCCACCAGAGGTGAAGGTCTACACCGGCGACGACTACCACTACCCGGAGCTGATCGAGGGCGACGGGAAGCGGTTCAGCCACGCGCTGCTCGGCGCGTTCGCGGCGATCGCCCCGGCCGCGTCGGCGGCGCTGGGCCGGCTCGACGCGGACGACCCGGCCGGGTTCCGGGCCGTCCTCGACCCGACGGTGCCGCTGTCCCGGCACCTGTTCGCCCCGCCCACGCCGTACTACAAGACCGGCATCGCGTTCCTGTCCTGGCTCAACGGGCGGCAACCCGGCTTCACCATGGTCGGCGGCCTGCACGCCGGGCGCAGCGTCCCGCACCTGGTCGAGGCGTTCCGGCTGGCCGACGCCGCCGGGCTGCTGCGCGACCCGGAGCTGGCGGCACGGCGGATGCGCGCGTACCTGGACGTCGCGGGCGTGCCCGGATGA